From the genome of Planctomycetota bacterium:
AGCATCGGATGCAGGAACGTGCGCTGCCAGTGCGTGTAAACGCCGCGCCGGTATTGATCTTCGCCTTTGCTCGGGGCGTAGCCGCGCCGGGGGAAATTGAGCTGATCGTAATATCCGCCGGGCTGATACGGCTTGACGCTCACGCCGCCGACTTTCTCCACGAGCAACCCGCTGATCGAAAGCGCATTGTCGCGGACCATTTCCGCGGCGATCCGGTAACGCCCCTGCCGGGCGAACAGATCGTTGAAGGGATCCTCCGCCCGCAGCTTCGGCGTCGGACGCGAGGACTGGCGATACGTGTTGCTCGTCACGATCAATCGCAGCATGTGCTTGATGTTCCACCCGCTCTCGACAAACTCGACCGACAGCCAGTCCAGTAGCTCCGGATGCGAGGGATACGTGCCCTGACCGCCCAGGTCGTCGACGCTTGTGCAGATGCCCCGGCCGAACATCAGATACCAGAGCCGATTCGCCATCGTGCGCGACGTGAGCGGGTTGTCCGCTTCGCAAAGCCAGTTGGCCAGATCCAGCCGTGTCGCCCGCTTGTCGCCGGTATTGAGCTTGCCCAGAAACGCGGGCACGGCGGGCTCGACGATGTCGCCCGAATCATTCATCCAGTTGCCGCGCGGCAGGATGCGGATCACGCGCGGCGCGACCGCCACGGTGATCGGCGTCGTGACGAATGACCCTTCAAGCGACTTGTGCTCCTTATTGAGCGATTCGATTTCGCCACGCAGCGCGAGCATCGGCTCCGCGTGATCCAGGTAATAGTCCTCCAGACTCTTGCGCTGTGCATCCGTGCGGGCGGCGGCGGCGACTTTGAGAATCGTCGCGATCGCATCCGGCGGACCGACGTGCTGATTGACGCCCGCATCATCCCAGTAGACGGTTCCGCCGAACTGCGTGAACGCCATCCCGTTGATCTTCGCGCCGGCTTTGAGCCCGACGTCGGCGGGATCGACTTGCAGTCGGACCCACTGTCCCGCCGCCGGCAGGGCGCCCATGCGGTGATACGCCGGCGACGGCTGATCCGTTTTGCCGTAGACGATCTGATCGCCGCCCCAGACGGCCCGGTGCTCCCACCCGCCGTCGTTGAACTGGAGCATGATCGCCTGCGGGGGAGTCTTCGCATCGAGATAGACCCATGCGTAAAAAGCATTCCCGTCTTCGAGCACGATCGGATCCTTCGCGCCCAGCGTAAAGTGCTGGACCAGTCCGTTTGATGACTGAACGCGCGACTCGGCGCCGCTGTGGATCGGCCCCTTGGTCGCATCGATGAAGTTCCACGCGCCGTCACGCTTGCCGGGCACCTCCGACGCCGCGTCGATCCAGGCCACATCCGTCGCCTTGTGCGTCTCCAGTGCCGCCAGCGTATTCTCCTCCCATGCGCCCTGCTGCGAGAGCAGCGACGGACGCAACCGCTCCATCCGCTTGTTCGCATCGGCGAGCTTCGCATCGATTGTTTCAAGCTGCTGCTTCTGCTCGTTGGTCGGCACCGGGATCTCCGGCGGGCGCCGACGGGCGCCGTACTTGCCTTCCTCCTGAACATCCGCGAAGAACGCGCCCATCGAATAAAAGTCGCGCGCGGTGTACGGATCGTACTTGTGGTCGTGACACTGGGCGCAGCCCATCGTCGCGCCCATGAAGACCTGCGACACGTTGCGCACGCGGTCGGCGAAGTAAATCGCCAGATATTCCTTGGGCTGCGCGCCGCCTTCCTCGGTGGTCTGGTTCAGGCGGTTGTAGCCGGAGGCGACGATCTGATCGAGCGTGGCGTTGGGCAAAAGATCGCCGGCAAGCTGCTCCCGCACGAACCGGTCAAACGGCATGTTCGCGTTGAATGCGTTGATCACGTAGTCGCGGTACGGCGATTGGGAAATGTCCTGATCGCCGTGATACCCGACGGTGTCGGCGTAACGGACCAGGTCGAGCCAGTACACCGCCATGCGCTCGCCGAAACGCGGCGAAGCGAGCAGGCGATCGACCACTTTCTCATACGCATTCGCAGACGAATCCCCGACGAACGCATCGACTTCCGCAGGCGTCGGCGGCAAACCCGTCAGGTCGAAACTCAGCCGGCGAATGAGCGTGATGCGATCGGCGGACGGACTCGGCTCGACGCCCGCCGCTTCACGCCGCGCAGCGATGAATTGATCGATCGGATTGATCACCCATTGCGTCTCGCTCGCATTCGGCGGCGCCGGACGATGCAGCTCCGTGTACGCCCAGTGCGGTTCATATTCGGCGCCCTGTGCGATCCATTCGCGCAGCAACTGCTGCTCCTGCGGATCCAGCGCCTTGTGCGCCTCGGGCGGGGGCATGCGCTTCTTTTCATCGGCGGCGAAGATGCGGTGGATCAGCTCGCTCTTGTCCGGATCGCCGGGCACGATGGCGATGTGGCCGTGTTTGTTGGGCTTCGTCGCGACGTCGCGCAGGTCCAGCCGAACATCCCCCTCGACTTTTTTGGCGTCGTGCCCGTGACAGGCCAGGCACTTGTCGTTGAGGATCGGACGGATATCGCGATTGAAGCGAATCGTCGGTTCCGCCGCGCTCAACATGCTCGTGACGAACAGGCATGCTGCAACCGCAATACGGACGATCGTATCTGCTTTGGTCACTGGTGAACCTCGAAGCGTGGAGTTTGAGTGCTCGACGAGCCGGCGGGTGGAGCTGGATTAAGTATACCGGATTTCTCTATCAAATTCTGCTTTTGCGACGCGCCGCAAAATCCCGGCATCGCGATATGCGGATTTTTCGCTTGGGATGCGCGACGAAACGCTCCAATACGCTGTCGAATGCGGCGGCGGTCGATCGGCGATCAGCGGAGCCGCTCTTTGATGCGGCGCAGACCCGCCAGCACATCCGCGGCGGAATTGTACTGCGGTCGCCGCGGATCGGTCGGACGCAAAATCGCCTCCGTCAGATTCGTAATCATCCGCGCTTCATCCGAGTGCGCCTCGTAGCGGACCATCTCCTTGATGTCGGGATTGGAGTGCGGTTTGTCGATCTGCACCGCCAGATAAAACAGGTCCGCCGCCTTGTCGACCTTCTGGTAATTGCCCGTGAACATCTGGCTCGTCACCAGCCCCGAACTGGTCATCTTCGCGAGCATGCGCTGAATCTGAGACGCTTTCATCATCTCTTGGAACAGCTTGTCGAGCAGCGGCGACTGGGCGATGTTCTCGCCGACGCGCGCCGCCGATCCGTAGTCGACGAATCCGACGCCATGCTCCGTCACGACGAAGTTGTCGAGGCGCAGGTCCAGATGAATCACACGCGCCTGTTCGTGAAGTTTGTCGAGCAGGTCGGCCGCCTGAATGGCGAAGTCGATCTGTGAAAGCGGTTGCCCCGCCTTGCGGAGCCAGTTGAGGTGCATGCGCGAAACGAAATTGCGCGAGTCTTTTTCGATGGCCAGCACGTGCGGCACCCGCCGGCGATACGGCTCGGGCAGGTCACGCTGAAGGATTTTCAGGAACGCCGCCTCGCGCGTCAAAAACACCGGGAAAATCGATTGGATGAGCTTCTGCGCCTGCGCTTCGATGAACTCGGTGGTCGTTTCAGGGAAGCGATTCTTGAGGCGAAGCATGACCGATTCGAGATCGGGCACTTCCTTGGCGACGACGTATCCGCGGTCCGCCTGACGCGATGGTTGAAGGTAGACGTTGTAGGTGAACCGGTTGGTGACTTCGCCGGGGCGGACGAGCAGCACCTTGCGCGCGACGAAAAAGTGAATCTTTCGCCCCAGGCCGGGGATGCGCATGCCAAAGACCGGCTCCCGCACGAAGCTGGGCGGATACTCGATGGCGAAGCCCTTGGAGGCGTAGACCTGCGCCAGTTTGAGCACCTGCTCCGGGTCCTCGGAGACGAAGACGAATTGTCCGCCCCAGCGGAGGCGGTCGAAGATCTTGTACCAGCGGTGCAGATCGTAGGGCGTGGCGAAGACATAGTCGGCGGTGCGCGATTCGCGCAGCTCGTCGATGCAGTCGTAGTAGCGATCGAATTCCGGATCGCCGGCGAAGATGCGCGACTGCACGAGGCGGATCATCATGTCGCGATCGCGCAAGCGATGACGACGACGGGTGCTCGTCTCGACGCTCGGCTCGCTCGCCTCCGGCGGCTCGGCCAGCGAAGGCGAAAGCGGCAGGGGCGAAAGCAAATCATCGGTCTCGTCGTGGGGTCGCGCGGGCGGCAAAGTGGTGGGGGCCGGGGTCATTTGAGAATTATCGTCATCCGTCAGGGAACGGATCAGGCGTGTTGCGACAGTTTACGCCGGTGAATCGGACACATCGAGTCGGCTTGGGTGAAACGCATGTGACATAAACACTTGCCCAATCTTGCCCAGCCGCGGAACACGCGGCGCGGTCGGCGTGATTACGCCACTCATCGGCACGTCGCCGGTCGCTTCGCCAACAACGAACGACGCCTCGGCCCTTGCATTTGATCCCTTGCCCGCTACAATCCATCCCCACTTAGTTGAGAATGAATTGCATATTCATTCTCAATTACGACGGATCATGGCGCGCGTCATTGATTCAATCAGAGGGATGTAAGCGACAAAGCATTGAAGTATAACAATTTAGGAGCATCGATATGAATCAGATTCGACAGGTGCGGGGTTCACAAGGGGTTGGGGCGGCGTTCGTGATGGCTTTGGTGGTCGCGACGGCCGGGGTGGCTCGGGCCGATGCACGCCCATTTGTGTTCACCTATGAAGTCACCACGATGCCCGTCGGAGCGGTTGAGTACGAGCAGTGGGTCACATGGAAGACCAGCAAGGCGATCGACTCCGACTACGACGCGATCGACTTCCGTCATGAGATCGAATTCGGCGTCACCGATCATTTCCAGCTCGGTCTGTACGTTTCGGACTGGGGCTACGAAGACGGCGACTCGGTGACGAACGACGGCACGCGCTGGAACGATGTCGCGATCGAAGGCATTTACAACCTCAGCGACCCGGTGGCGGATCCGATCGGCGTCGCGCTCTACGGCGAGATCAAGGGCGGCGACGAAGTGCTCGGCGTCGAAGGTAAGCTGCTGCTTCAGAAAAACATCGGGTCATGGATCATCGCGTGGAACGGCGTGATCGAGGCGGAGTGGGAAGGCGACCATTTCGACGATGACAACGGCACGCTCGAACAAACCCTCGGCATCAGCTATCAGGTAACGCCCAGTCTGCTCCTCGGCGCCGAACTCGTTCACGAAATCGATTACGCCGACTGGTCCGCCTGGGGGCCGCACGTGGTGTATGCCGGGCCGAACGTTTCCTACCGCAAGGGCAACTGGTGGGTCACGGTCGCGCCGTTGTTTCAGTTGACTCGCGTCGATGACGAAGCGGATTTCCAGACGCGTCTGATCTTCGGTATCAACTTCTGATGCGCCTACCGGTCGCTCAGCTCGTCCTGCGATGCGCGATCGCATTCTCGCTGCTCGGCGGGCTGTGCGGATGCCTGAGCATCGAGCAGATGGCGCCGCCTGTGGAGCGTCTCGCGGCCTCGGGGTCGATCGCCGACGCCGAGGCCTCGATGCTCCATCGCGGCCGCCGGATCTACCTCACCGCCTGCGCCAAGTGCCACACCATCGAGCCGATCGATCGATATTCGCGGGAAAAGTGGCTCAAAATCCTGCCCGAGATGATCGAGGAATCCAAGCTCGACGAAGCGCGGGCGTCGGAGGTGACGCGCTATATTCTCGCGGCGCACGAACTGATGACCACCTCGTCAATCGCGCAATGACGCGATCGGATTGTGTCCGAATCGCTGGCTGATCCGTCGGGCGCCGGCGGCGATGAGGGGACCGAGCCGCGGAAAGTCAGCGGGGGTCAGCCGAAATGCCGGGCCGACGACCCAGACCGCGCCGATGGGAGCCGCGCGATGATTGAGCACCGCGGCGCCGATGCAGCGGATGCCGTCATTGTGCTCGCCATTGTCGATGGCATATCCATCGACGCGGGCGCGCTCGATCTCGTCGAGCAGGGCGGCGCGGTCGGTGAGCGTGTGATCCGTGAAGCGCGTCAATGTGAGGCGATCGAGCAGGGCGTCGCGCTGTGCGACGGGCAGATGCGCCATGTACGCCTTGGCCGGCGCGGCGGTGTGCAGCGGGAAACGCGTGCCCACGCCGATCATCACGCGGACCTGCTGATTGGAAAGCACTTGCTCGAGCACGACGCCTTCGGAGCCGTCGATGATGCCCACAAGCGTCGTCTCATCGGTCTGATCGCGCATTTCGTGCATGACGTCGAGCGCGTTGTGCACGAGCCCGCTCTCGCCGAGCGCGGCGTAACCGAGACTCAGAAATTTGGTGCTCAGCGAGAAGCACTTGGTGGCTTCGTCGCGCTGGAGATAGCCGTAGGCGTGAAGCGTATTGGCAATGCGGAAGACGCTGTTCTTGGGCAGGCCCAGCGCCTCGGCGATCTCGCTGATGCCCTGCGGGCGCTGCATCGACGCCAGATGCTCCAGCAGCATGAGCGCCCGCGAGAGATTCGGCACGTGATACCGGTCCGCCGCCGCCGCCGCCTCGGCCGGATGCACCAACTCGTCATCACGCGAATTTGTCGGCAAAGGTGGTTGACTCCGGTTTGAATCAAGTTAAACTGTGTTTGTTATATAGAACGACCCGCAAAAAAGCAAGCATCCACACGAAGAATCCGCGTAGACTTCCCGAGCAGGCACGACCCACGGAGCCCACGGATGACGCACACGACGGCTCGCGGCATGACGATGCGATGGCTGGCGGTGGCGATGCTGCTGCTGGTCATCGGGCCGCGCGGCTGGGCGGCCGACGACGCCGGGCCCGAAGTGGATGGCGTCAAGTTCTTCGAATCGCAGGTCCGGCCCATCCTCGAAGCCAACTGCTTCAAATGCCACGGCAACGAAACCAAAATCCGTGCGAACCTCTATCTGACCTCGCACGCCGGTGTCATGCGCGGCTCGGAAGTCGGGCCGGTCGTCGATCTTCAAAATCCCGCCGACAGTCTTTTGCTGAAGATGATCAATTACACGGATGACGATCATCAGATGCCCCCGAGCGGGAAGCTGCCGCAGGAGAAGATCGATGTGCTGACGAAGTGGGTGATGATGGGCGTGCCATGGACGGCGGAGTCCGACCCCGTGCTTCCGCCGCTGACGCCCAAGTCCGATTCGATCATCACGGAAAAGGCGCGGCAGTGGTGGGCCTATCAGCCGGTCGCCCGGCCGGTCACGCCGAAGGTGCATGACGCGACCTGGCCCCGCAATCCGATCGACAATTTCATCCTCGCCAAGCTCGAAGCCAAGGGCCTCAAGCCCGCCCCGCCCGCCGATCGCGTCACGCTCATTCGCCGCGTGTACTACGATCTGATCGGCCTGCCGCCGACGCCCGCCCAGGTCGATGCCTTTGTCCATGATGCGAACCCCGATGCATATGCGAATCTGATCGAGCGCCTGCTGGCCATGCCGCAGTATGGCGAGAAGTGGGGACGGCACTGGCTCGACGTCGTCCGCTACGCCGAGACGAACGGCTACGAGCGCGACAATCCCAAACCCAACGTCTTCAAGTACCGCGATTACGTCATCCGTGCCTTCAACACCGACAAACCCTACGACCAGTTCCTGCGCGAGCAGATCGCCGGCGACGAACTGGATCATGTCACGAGCGATTCAATCATCGCGACCGGCTACTACCGTCTCGGTCTCTGGGACGACGAACCCGCCGACCGCCCGCAGGCGTTTTTCGACGGGCTCGACGACATTGTCTCCACGACCTGTCAGTCGATGCTCGCCATGACCGTCAACTGCGCCCGCTGTCACAACCACAAGGTCGATCCGATACCGCAGGCGGATTACTACCGGATGACGGCGTTTTTCCGCAATTTGACGCCGATGGCCAACGGCGGGCCGACCATCGAGCGCGACATATTCTCCGACGACGCTGACGCCGCGGAAACCGAGCGCCTCGCCGCGCAGCGCGCCGAGCGCATCGATGCCCTGACCGCTCAGCTCGCCGCCGTCGAAAACGAACTGCGCGAGGCGTATCAGAAATTCCGCAAGACCGATCAGCCCGTGCGCCTCGCCGACATCGAATCGCTGCATTACCGGTTTTATCGCGACACATGGGACAAGCTCCCCGACTTCGATCAGCTCAAGCCCGAGAGCGAAGGCGAACTGACGCAGGGTTTTTACACGCTCAATCCGCGCACGCGCGACGACGCCTTCGGCTTCGTCTTTGAAGGCATGCTCAAAGTCCCCGCCGCCGGCGAGTACGCGTTCGAAGTCAATGCCGACGACGGCGTCCGCATCATCGTTAACGGTCAGCGCGTCGCCGAGATGGACGGCGTGCACGGCTTCCTGCCCGAGCCCAGCCGGGGCACGATCACGCTCAAAGCCGGTCAGGTTCCGATCCGCCTCGAGTACTTTCAGAAGGCGAACGGCCTGGGCCTCGAAGTGGCGTGGAGCGGGCCGGGCGTGAATCGCCGGCTGCTCAGCGAAACCGATCAGCCCGAAAACGCCGGCGACCTGCGCATCGACCGGCTCATGGCCCAGTACGGCAAGAAACTGCTAAGCGCTCAGACCGTGGCGAACTATCGCTCACTGCGCAAGGAGCTCAACGAACTGAACAAGGAGCCGGTGCACACTGAAAAGGCCCTGTGCGTCACGGAGAACGGTCCCACCTCGCCCGATTCGTTCATCCTCTCGCGCGGCAGCGCGCACGCCCCGATGCAGCAGGTCCAGCCGGGCTTCCCGCAGGTGCTCGGCTTCGCCGATCCGACGATTCCCGACCCCGCCCCCGGCGCGAAGACGACCGGCCGGCGACGCGTCCTCGCCGACTGGATCGCTTCGCCGAAGAATCCGCTGACGGCGCGCGTGATGGCCAATCGCATCTGGCAGCATCACTTCGGCCGGGGCATCGTGCGATCGACCAATGACTTCGGCGGCCTGGGCGAACTGCCGACGCATCCGCAATTGCTCGACTACCTCGCCACCGAGTTCATCGCCCGCGGTTGGTCCGTCAAGGACATGCACCGGCTGATCCTGATGAGCAGCGCGTACCAGATGTCATCGCAGGACGACGACAAGGCGCTCGCCGCCGATCCGAACAATGATTTGTTCTGGCGATTCGACATGCGGCGGCTCACCGCCGAGGAAATCCGCGATTCGATTCTGGCGATCAACGGCACGCTGAATTTGCAAATGGGCGGGCCGAGCATTTTCACGAAGGTGCCGGCCGAGGTGTTGGCGACGGCATCGCGGCCGGATCACGCATGGGGCAACAGTCCGCCGGATCAGCAGCGCCGCCGCAGCGTGTACATTCATGTAAAGCGCTCGCTGGTGGAGCCGATTCTCGAAACATTTGATTTGCCCGACACGGACACAAGCTGCGCGGTGCGGTTCGCCACGACTGTGCCGACGCAGGCGCTGACGGGGCTCAACAGCGATTTCATGAACGAGCAGGCGGTGATTTTCGCTGATCGTCTGCGGGCCGAAGCGCCGGGCGATGTGCCGGCGCAAGTTCGCCGCGCCCTGCGACTCGCCGCCGCGAAGGAGCCCAGCGATGCGCAGGTGCAGCGCGGCGTGAACCTGATCCGTTCGCTTACGGACAAGGATCATCTCGATGCGGACAAGAGTCTGAATCTGTTTTGCCTGATGGTGTTGAACATGAATGAGTTCGTCTACCTGGACTAGCGAGGAATACGAACATGCACGAAGCGAACAAAACGACGAGCCAGTTCTGCGGGCGGACGCGCCGGGAGTTTTTGTGGCAGGCCGGCGGGGGTTTTGGCGCGGCGGCGCTGACGGGGCTGCTCAGTGCGGAGGGCTTTTTCCAGAAGCAGGCGATGGCGGCGGACGGCATGACGCCGTTCCGCAATCCGGTCGCGCCCAAGCGGCCGATGACGACGCCGAAGGCCAAGAGCGTGATCTTCCTGTTCATGTACGGCGGGCCGAGCCACGTCGATACGTTCGACTACAAGCCCAACATGTACGCGCTGGACGGTCAGACGATTCCGGTGAAAACCTTCGGGCGCGGCGGCAAGAAGAACGAGGGCCGCGTCGTCGGACCCAAGTGGGCGTTCAAGCAGTACGGGCAGTGCGGCAAATACGTCAGCGATCTGTTTCCGCATATTGGATCGTGCGCCGATGACATCGCGTTCATTCATTCGATGTACGCCGACTCGCCGATTCACGGGTCGGCCCTGCTGATGATGAACAGCGGGCGCATCCTGTCGGGTCATCCGTGCATCGGTTCGTGGGTCAACTACGGGCTCGGCTCGGAGAACGAAAACCTGCCCGGCTTCGTCGTCATGCTCGACAAGAAAGGCGGACCGATCAGCGGCGCGAAAAACTGGTCGAGCGGGTACATGCCCGCCACGTATCAGGGCACGATTCTGCGTTCGACCGGCGAACCGATTCTCAATTTGAGGCCGCCCGCCGACATGAGCGCTTCGGCCCAGCGCCGCCTGCTTGATACGCTCAAGGATTTCAATGAAGAGCATCTGGCGACGCGCGCCAGCAACTCCGCCCTCGCAGCACGCATCGCCAGCTATGAACTGGCGTACAAGATGCAGCAGTACGCCCCCGAAGCCGTCGACTTCGAGAGCGAGC
Proteins encoded in this window:
- a CDS encoding DUF1553 domain-containing protein; the protein is MLSAAEPTIRFNRDIRPILNDKCLACHGHDAKKVEGDVRLDLRDVATKPNKHGHIAIVPGDPDKSELIHRIFAADEKKRMPPPEAHKALDPQEQQLLREWIAQGAEYEPHWAYTELHRPAPPNASETQWVINPIDQFIAARREAAGVEPSPSADRITLIRRLSFDLTGLPPTPAEVDAFVGDSSANAYEKVVDRLLASPRFGERMAVYWLDLVRYADTVGYHGDQDISQSPYRDYVINAFNANMPFDRFVREQLAGDLLPNATLDQIVASGYNRLNQTTEEGGAQPKEYLAIYFADRVRNVSQVFMGATMGCAQCHDHKYDPYTARDFYSMGAFFADVQEEGKYGARRRPPEIPVPTNEQKQQLETIDAKLADANKRMERLRPSLLSQQGAWEENTLAALETHKATDVAWIDAASEVPGKRDGAWNFIDATKGPIHSGAESRVQSSNGLVQHFTLGAKDPIVLEDGNAFYAWVYLDAKTPPQAIMLQFNDGGWEHRAVWGGDQIVYGKTDQPSPAYHRMGALPAAGQWVRLQVDPADVGLKAGAKINGMAFTQFGGTVYWDDAGVNQHVGPPDAIATILKVAAAARTDAQRKSLEDYYLDHAEPMLALRGEIESLNKEHKSLEGSFVTTPITVAVAPRVIRILPRGNWMNDSGDIVEPAVPAFLGKLNTGDKRATRLDLANWLCEADNPLTSRTMANRLWYLMFGRGICTSVDDLGGQGTYPSHPELLDWLSVEFVESGWNIKHMLRLIVTSNTYRQSSRPTPKLRAEDPFNDLFARQGRYRIAAEMVRDNALSISGLLVEKVGGVSVKPYQPGGYYDQLNFPRRGYAPSKGEDQYRRGVYTHWQRTFLHPMLKAFDAPSREECTAQRARSNTPLQALTLLNDPTFVECARVFAARIMHEGGATTESRLAWGYRHALSRPPGNEITEVLRGVYENHLAFYREHTSEAKQLIAAGDAPADAALDPVELAAWTSVARVVLNLNETITRY
- a CDS encoding helix-turn-helix domain-containing protein, with product MPTNSRDDELVHPAEAAAAADRYHVPNLSRALMLLEHLASMQRPQGISEIAEALGLPKNSVFRIANTLHAYGYLQRDEATKCFSLSTKFLSLGYAALGESGLVHNALDVMHEMRDQTDETTLVGIIDGSEGVVLEQVLSNQQVRVMIGVGTRFPLHTAAPAKAYMAHLPVAQRDALLDRLTLTRFTDHTLTDRAALLDEIERARVDGYAIDNGEHNDGIRCIGAAVLNHRAAPIGAVWVVGPAFRLTPADFPRLGPLIAAGARRISQRFGHNPIASLRD
- a CDS encoding DUF1553 domain-containing protein → MRWLAVAMLLLVIGPRGWAADDAGPEVDGVKFFESQVRPILEANCFKCHGNETKIRANLYLTSHAGVMRGSEVGPVVDLQNPADSLLLKMINYTDDDHQMPPSGKLPQEKIDVLTKWVMMGVPWTAESDPVLPPLTPKSDSIITEKARQWWAYQPVARPVTPKVHDATWPRNPIDNFILAKLEAKGLKPAPPADRVTLIRRVYYDLIGLPPTPAQVDAFVHDANPDAYANLIERLLAMPQYGEKWGRHWLDVVRYAETNGYERDNPKPNVFKYRDYVIRAFNTDKPYDQFLREQIAGDELDHVTSDSIIATGYYRLGLWDDEPADRPQAFFDGLDDIVSTTCQSMLAMTVNCARCHNHKVDPIPQADYYRMTAFFRNLTPMANGGPTIERDIFSDDADAAETERLAAQRAERIDALTAQLAAVENELREAYQKFRKTDQPVRLADIESLHYRFYRDTWDKLPDFDQLKPESEGELTQGFYTLNPRTRDDAFGFVFEGMLKVPAAGEYAFEVNADDGVRIIVNGQRVAEMDGVHGFLPEPSRGTITLKAGQVPIRLEYFQKANGLGLEVAWSGPGVNRRLLSETDQPENAGDLRIDRLMAQYGKKLLSAQTVANYRSLRKELNELNKEPVHTEKALCVTENGPTSPDSFILSRGSAHAPMQQVQPGFPQVLGFADPTIPDPAPGAKTTGRRRVLADWIASPKNPLTARVMANRIWQHHFGRGIVRSTNDFGGLGELPTHPQLLDYLATEFIARGWSVKDMHRLILMSSAYQMSSQDDDKALAADPNNDLFWRFDMRRLTAEEIRDSILAINGTLNLQMGGPSIFTKVPAEVLATASRPDHAWGNSPPDQQRRRSVYIHVKRSLVEPILETFDLPDTDTSCAVRFATTVPTQALTGLNSDFMNEQAVIFADRLRAEAPGDVPAQVRRALRLAAAKEPSDAQVQRGVNLIRSLTDKDHLDADKSLNLFCLMVLNMNEFVYLD
- a CDS encoding DUF1501 domain-containing protein, translated to MHEANKTTSQFCGRTRREFLWQAGGGFGAAALTGLLSAEGFFQKQAMAADGMTPFRNPVAPKRPMTTPKAKSVIFLFMYGGPSHVDTFDYKPNMYALDGQTIPVKTFGRGGKKNEGRVVGPKWAFKQYGQCGKYVSDLFPHIGSCADDIAFIHSMYADSPIHGSALLMMNSGRILSGHPCIGSWVNYGLGSENENLPGFVVMLDKKGGPISGAKNWSSGYMPATYQGTILRSTGEPILNLRPPADMSASAQRRLLDTLKDFNEEHLATRASNSALAARIASYELAYKMQQYAPEAVDFESEPAYIKEMYGLDQDRTYDFGRKCLLARRLVERGVRFIQIYSGGAHNDDNWDAHTDIEKNHNFHAGNTDLPIAGLIKDLKQRGLLDSTLIIWGGEFGRQPTAEYAKGTGRDHNAYGFTMWMAGGGVKGGTSVGATDELGSAAIENRFHVKNLHATVLTQMGLDPDKLSYFFGGLNQKLVGVEGAEPIRQII